Proteins from one Nicotiana tabacum cultivar K326 chromosome 23, ASM71507v2, whole genome shotgun sequence genomic window:
- the LOC107785741 gene encoding transcription factor bHLH14-like has protein sequence MNEVIFPATSSFSTPALISQENQPSTLQQKLKYILNSQTDSWAYTIFWQTSNEDNNGSLLLTWGDGHFQGTNKDIEWFYVLSLAQSYSVNEGVIGKVFSTATFVWLTGAQQVQFCSCERAKEAQNNGVKTLVYVSISNGVLELGSSDIIKEDWSLVQQVKSLFSSDQENGPIYNFLDQNTIYFANIDLVTGLQEDGQESENNSNKNQESKLKKFEEVATTSHVSFPDSELSASDCQLLEHPVQKSRVGSKKRTYKKRGRKPGEDCDKQMNHVEVERQRREKLNHRFYALRSVVPQVTRMDKASLLSDAVAYINELKAKVDKLESKLHRNLELKKKLQMESNDAVDNQSSTNSVDHTLEVEVKMVGPNAMIRVQSENVNYPSTRLMCALQDLELHVHHASISSVNNILLQNIVIRVPKELKTEDGLRAALLRSLEQIEAC, from the exons atgaatgaagtaaTTTTTCCCGCAACATCATCATTTTCTACACCAGCCTTAATTTCTCAAGAAAATCAGCCATCAACTCTTCAACAGAAGCTTAAATATATTCTCAATAGTCAAACAGATTCTTGGGCTTACACCATTTTCTGGCAAACTTCCAATGAAGATAACAATGGGAGCCTCCTCTTAACTTGGGGCGATGGCCATTTTCAGGGGACCAATAAAGACATAGAATGGTTCTACGTGTTGTCACTGGCTCAGTCTTATTCTGTTAATGAAGGGGTTATAGGAAAAGTTTTTAGTACTGCTACTTTTGTGTGGCTAACAGGGGCACAACAAGTTCAGTTTTGTAGCTGCGAAAGGGCTAAAGAAGCTCAGAACAATGGCGTTAAAACTCTAGTTTATGTTTCAATTTCAAATGGGGTGCTCGAATTGGGCTCGAGTGATATAATCAAAGAGGATTGGAGCTTGGTTCAACAAGTCAAGTCTCTGTTTTCTTCAGATCAAGAAAATGGTCCAATTTATAACTTTCTTGATCAAAATACCATTTATTTTGCTAATATTGATCTTGTCACCGGCTTGCAAGAAGATGGTCAAGAATCAGAGAACAACAGTAACAAAAATCAGGAATCAAAGCTGAAGAAATTCGAAGAGGTAGCCACAACAAGCCATGTTTCATTTCCAGATTCCGAGCTATCGGCTTCAGATTGTCAATTATTAGAACATCCGGTGCAGAAAAGCAGAGTTGGATCTAAG AAAAGGACCtacaagaaaaggggaagaaagccAGGAGAAGATTGCGACAAGCAAATGAACCACGTAGAGGTGGAGAGGCAGAGGAGGGAGAAACTCAACCACCGATTCTACGCGTTGCGCTCGGTGGTTCCGCAGGTTACAAGAATGGACAAAGCCTCATTGCTATCAGACGCTGTGGCCTATATCAATGAACTCAAAGCCAAAGTGGATAAATTGGAGTCAAAACTTCATAGAAACTTGGAGCTCAAGAAGAAACTGCAAATGGAATCCAATGATGCTGTGGACAACCAAAGCTCTACCAATTCGGTTGATCAT ACATTGGAGGTTGAAGTGAAGATGGTGGGTCCAAATGCCATGATTAGAGTTCAATCAGAAAATGTGAATTACCCATCAACAAGATTGATGTGTGCACTTCAAGATCTTGAACTTCATGTCCACCATGCCAGCATCTCAAGTGTCAACAACattttgcttcaaaatatagTGATTAGAGTTCCTAAGGAGTTGAAAACTGAAGATGGATTAAGAGCTGCTCTTCTTAGAAGCTTAGAGCAAATAGAGGCCTGTTGA